The genomic window CCAGCAGCCACACGATGAGCGGGAGGTTCTCGCGCTCGTTGTAGGTGGGCAAAAGCACCGAATACTTGTCCTGCCGCGGGGCGCGCCTCCCCGGCTCCTGACGAGACCTAGGAGGGCTACGACTCGCTTCCTCAGAGGCCATGGCGGAACTGCGCGGGACGCCGGAAGCGGAATGACGTAAGCGCGGCGCAGGAAGGGGCGGGTCAGACCGTACCAAATTCGGGAAGAGGGTCACGGTCTTTGTGGTTGAGTTCTAGTTCTCCTAAGGctctctatatgattccactggAAATCCTTTGGACCTACAAATCTTTAAAGATGAACCTTAGGGTTGCTTCATGAACTACATATCTACTTATCATCTTTTCGCAGGCTCCATAAAGTTGTTTTAGTTTATTCCCGTCGCTAGGAGACGGTAAGCCGGAAGCGGAAATGCCTTTCAAGACAACTTCCGTAAGAGGCCGCCATGGCTACCAGGGAGGAGGTGCTCGCTTTGCAGGGTGAAGTTGCCCAGCGTGAGGAGGAGCTGAGTTGCCTGAAGCAGAGGCTGGCGGCGGCTCTCTTGGCGGAGCAGAAGCCAGAGCGGCGGGTTCCGGTGTCGCCCCTGCCGCCGAAGGCCGCGCTATCCCGAGATGAGATTCTGCGCTACAGCCGGCAGCTGGTGCTGCCGGAGCTGGGCGTGCACGGACAGCTGCGCCTGGCGACCGCGTCCGTGCTGGTCGTGGGCTGCGGTGGGCTTGGCTGCCCACTGGCGCAGTACCTGGCGGCGGCCGGCGTAGGCCGCCTTGGCCTTGTGGACTACGACGTAGTAGAAATGAGCAACCTGGCCCGCCAAGTGCTGCACGGCGAGTCGCTGGCCGGCCAGGCCAAGGTCCTTTCGGCCGCCGCCGCGCTGCGCCGCCTCAATTCGGCGGTGGAGTGCGTGCCCTACGCGCAGGCGCTCACGCCAGCCACGGCCCTGGACCTGGTCCGCCGCTATGACGTGGTGGCTGACTGCTCTGACAACGTGCCCACTCGCTACCTGGTCAACGACGCCTGTGTGCTGGCCGGCCGGCCTCTTGTGTCCGCTAGCGCCCTGCGCTTCGAGGGCCAGATCACCGTCTACCACTATCACGGCGGGCCTTGCTACCGCTGCGTGTTCCCCCAACCACCTCCAGCGGAGACGGTGACCAACTGCGCGGATGGCGGGGTGCTCGGCATCGTAACTGGGGTCGTGGGCTGCCTGCAGGCGCTGGAAGTGTTGAAGATTGCTGCAGAGCTGGGCCCCTCTTACAGTGGCAGCTTGTTGCTGTTTGATGCTCTCAGAGGACATTTCCGCTGTATTAAGCTTCGGAGCCGCCGGCCCGACTGTGCAGCTTGCGGGGAGCGGCCCACTGTGACCGACCTACAGGACTACGAAGCCTTCTGTGGCTCCTCGGCCACTGATAAGTGCCGCTCCCTGCAGTTGCTGAGCCCAGAGGAGCGAGTTTCTGTCACCGACTATAAACGACTTCTGGATTCTGGGGCCCCCCACCTGTTGCTGGACGTCAGGCCTCAAGTGGAGGTGGACATCTGTCGTTTGCCTCATGCCCTGCACATCCCTTTGAAACATTTGCAACGGAGGGATGCGGAGAGCCTGAAACTCCTAGGAGAAGCAATCCGGAAAGGGAAACAGGGCACACAGGAAGGGGCAGCTCTCCCCATTTATGTGATTTGCAAACTGGGCAATGACTCCCAGAAAGCCGTGAAGATCCTGCAGTCCTTGACAGCAGTCCAAGAGTTAGAGTCTTTAACGGTTCAGGATGTTGTGGGGGGCCTCATGGCCTGGGCTGCCAGAATCGATGAAACGTTTCCGCAGTACTGAGGTGGCTGTGGTATAGTCTGATCTGAGAAAGATGTGGATTGCCATATTGCTCTAAACATATTTATAgccattttttttcaataatgtgcAGAAGAGCCTGGGATTCTATGACGTCTGTGAATACATAGGCCTTTTTTTATAAGGAGCTTTTTAATTGTAACTTACTGGATGACATAGTTATTAATGGGTTATGATACTGTTTCTGAGAACTGCCCTGTGTTTTCAGCACTTGGAGGGTGTCTTGAACATGTGATAAAATGTAAGTGACAAGATTTTGTGTTTCAAACTGCAGATCATTTACCTGTCCTGCGTTTTATCCACCTCCCACAGTCAAAAAGCTCTCTAAATCGTCCATGTTATGCCTGGAATTAAGGTCTAGTAAACTTAGTCTTACCGAATTGATTACAAATGATATAGTTAAGCACAGTTTATTCTTTACTAAGACATTCTTTGGGTCTTATTTCTACTTCCGATGATAGACTATGTCCTACAGAAATAagtgtttaaaatgtaaattgttttaaatgtcttGGAAGTGGCCGttctagtaaatatttttaattaatatcaaAGTGATATGTTTACCAgttagcaaaagaaaggaaaccacCTTTGTAGTCTGTCAGTTTCTCTTGTaaattgctgattttttaaaaagttagcttCGGGGTCCACCTTATGCTGGACACGTGAACATTTTCTAAACTCTGTACCATGATTTGGCTTGCTCTGTAATCTTCAAGTCCAAGTCCCAACCTTCTTCCTCCCCCTGCCTTTTTATTCCTATCCAAtctgttatttttacttttgtctttACTGTATGGCCAGGACCCCAAGAACAATATTGAATTAAAGTGGAATAGTGAACATTCTTGGCTCCTCAATCTCAGgtgaaaaactttaaatatttgacCATTGTCAGGTGAAAAACTTTGGCTATTTGACCAATATTGCATGTTATCGCTTTACTGTAGATATATACCCTTTATCAGATTAAAGAAATTTCCGTTCATAGTTTGCTAAGACTTTTCATTGAAttcatcaaatgttttttctgcatttattaagaTGATGTGTTTCTTCTCctctgttaatgtagtgaattacttttttttttttagtttggggaaaaaaaaacaacataaaaattcaCCCTCCCATCAGTGTCCAAGTGTGCAGTCCAATAGAGTCAACCACATACACGTGCTGGGCAACAGATCTGAAACCCCCATCCGACAAGACTGAAATGTTGCACCCACTGAACAGCTCCCCAACTCTCCCCTTTATTTGCCTTTTCTACtttgatttaatttgttttactcCGGCATTTTATAGCAGTGCAGAATAAAggtgtttttaatgtttttaaaacgtTCTCATGAAGTGGCAGAGAGTCTACCCAATTTGCAATATatgcaacaaaattaaaagtgaaaatttgGTATGTGAGTGTATATCAGTGGCAAACTGAGAAGCAAATGCCATGTCAAAGGGGGCCTCTACCCCAGCTGACTGTTTTATGCAGGCCTGTGATTGTCAGAAATCACAGAAGTAAATGCGAAATCTTCGTATCTCTGgctacacatttttaaagaagttgaAAGTATTGAGGGCCAGACAAAACCCTCTGCAGGTCAGATTTACTTACCAGTTTGCAGCCTCTGATGTGGACTCTTGTCTTATCATAAAAGGATGGTGTTGCTTAACAGTCAAATCCAAGTCATCACTTTTTACCTGTGAAACGTATTGTCACTCATTTTTTTGAATCGGTATGCTTAAAGTAAGATAGGCCTTTCTCTGTGGTAAAGATGGAGCAGGTTTCTTACAACTGCTTCTCCCAAGGAGTTGTGGAAATAAATGGCTGAGACTGGAGAGAACAATGATGACTGGCCTGTATCTTAATGTCTTACTCCCAGGACAAAAGCTGATTCTGATACTTATCAGGAAACGATCAAGTGGAGACAGAGGAACTATTTCATGTTATAAAGACTGATGGCCTAAAGTTAGGCAGTTTGGGCAATTCCTGCAAACCTGGTTGTCACTGGGGAGAGGAAACAAGCTCACTCTGTTTTTGATCAAGTGGGAAAAGGGTTTATTAAAGTGATATTAGATGCTTTTGAGAACTTTGGGGACAGACTCAAGGCCATACTTCCAGGAACGATGCCTAAAACCCTGTACAGAACTGGCCTGAGAACACTGTGCCGTGCTGCCCCACCTAGTGCTGGAGGAAACCGCCAGCACAGACTCAGCAATCCGCCTTACCCGGCCCAGAAAGCCTGACGCTTCAGCCACAGCCCAGGTCAGGAAGCAGAGTGGTGCTACCTTGTTCTTGTCTGAGTCAGTCTTATGAGGGTGTGTGTGGTAGGGAGAGCCCAGTCACAGGACTGTATACCCCTGCAAGAATGGCTGGGATTTTGAGTTCTAACTTCTACAATGGGAAGGCAGAATTTATGATCTGGGATTTTCTCAAATTAGAGAAAGTTTTTTCAAAACATAGGTTGTCAGAAATATGACAGATATCCGCTACAGAACCCAgatctttttattctttgaaattctgttttttctGGGAGTTGTGGCTAGGTTTTTACATTTAGATGGGATTTGAACGtgataattttttcccttttcatttaacAAACGTCAAGTGCCTTGAGCATACCAGTTACCATGGTAACCATTCTAAGTTCTAGGATAAAGATGAACAAGAGATTTCCTGTTGTGGAGTTTACATTTCGGTGGGGGAGACAAATCAAGTAAATGAGTGATGAGTGCCATAAAACAAATGAAACCTATGTATTGGGATGCGGAAGAAGGAGCTATTTTGGATAGGTTAATTAGGGGAAGCTCTTCAGAGAAGGGTTGACATTTAAACCCAAAACCTGAACAATGAGGAGCCAGTTAGATTTGGGAGAACATCCCATACAGGGAGAAAAACAAGTGGAAAGACCCTGAGGCAAATGAACTTTGAATAATCAAGCTGAAGAGGCCTTGGGTTGTGACCAGCTGGGGAAACAGAACCAGGGGAAGTTTGAGAGAGGGAATCTTGTAGGTTGTAGACCATAATAGGAATTTGGTTTTTATTCCAGAtaaaataacagctaacatttattgcaccCTTACTGTGTCATTTGGGATTTGAGCCCAGATGGTCTGACTGAAGAGCTGGTGCCtgaagcactgtgctgagtataCTGACTCTGCGTGGGAATCTTGGAAGTGCTGATATGTCTCATTATTGAAAAAACTGTGCCCTGATAATCATCGAATGGAGAGAGCTCGTATTTCAGACACAGTAGAAATGTGCTCTGGTGCACTTGGTTTGCAGCCTTCTCTCTAGGGGAGGAAGCCCAGGGTGACATCCCTGGGAGCCCTCTGGCAACCGTGTGTCACACAGGTCACGTCCCATTAATAGGGAGCCACAGTggaggaggaaagtgagaaatATAGTCTCAGCGCAAGGAGTCCCAGCTGGTAAATAGAAGGGTTGCCAAGGAGGGCAGTCGGAAAAGGGCAGTAAGTCTCCTGAGAGTTCCCATGGAAGAGGagagtttgtgtttttttttttttttttaatttgtttaattagcTGCTCCCTCCCACAGCAACAGAAGGTCCCAGCAGAGGCTGGGGTCAGGTACACGGCCCAGTTGGCTCTACTCAGGAGATTACTTTGCTTTCATGGATTGTATCTTCTCAGGGTTCCACATGTAACATGAGGCAGCCCTGTCCCGAAACTGAAATCTCACGTGAGATCATGCACCTGCCTGAAGTTTCAGGACAATTCTGGAGTGCATTTGGGATATTAGGAAAACTACTCTTACGCAGAAGTGGGAAagtattttgcaaataaaatgggaaaaggagTTAATTCATACCTTtgatgaaacataatttttgaacTGCTCAGGATGAGAGAGGAAAAACTAATTAAACCAGCCCCAAATTTGGGTgatagtgtatatatataatagatataatATCTAGGTATAGTTATATAGATATTTAGTTTACTATGAAGTCCTACATATTGACACTGATTCTGGTTTCTAATTTTTAGTCCAATTATTCAGGattcaaaaaacaacaaatttttaattacctagtttttttgtttttttgaggaagatcagccgtaagctaacatctgctgccaaccctcctctttttgctgaggaagactggccctgagctaacatctgtgcccatcttcctctactttatatgtgggacgcctgccacaacatggcttgcgatgcagtgccatgtccacacccgggatctgaaccagcgaaccccgggctgccaaagtggaacgtgtgcgcttaactgttacgccaccgggctggcccctatctggGTGTTTTGTTCCTCTTAATACCATTTTTGGACAAGTTGCTGAaggtaaggaaagagaaaaagcttaTATCTTAAAATTTCCCTTGTTGATGACACCTTGGTTGAAAAGCTGCCGGAGGAAGACGACATTGATGGAAAATGTTTGGGGCATAattttgtgtatgtgaggaagattggccctgagctaacatctgttgccaatcttcttctttttgcttgaggaagattgttgctgagctaacatctgtgccaaccttcctctattttatgtggcatgccaccacagcatggtctggtgaatggtgtgtaggtctgtgcccagggatccaaacctgcaaaccccaggctgctgaagcagaacgtgcgaacttaaccactacatcactgggccagaCCCCTGGGCATAATTTTTAATCAGTAGCATTCTCCTTACCCAATGCTTCCCGATAAAGGGGGCCTGAAACGAACTGGAATTTAATAGACCAAAGTTCAGCTGAGTTGAAACAGTTGACCCTTAAGTACAGTAAAACTCCCAAGCCAGGCTCGCTATGTGTAAGAGCAAAGGGAGGCAGTGATTTTACGTCTGGGCTTCCTTGTCACCCAAGGTAGACTCTGGGTGGTCTACTCAGCagccccccagccctccctgctgGCACGGTAGAAAATGTCAGACCCCTTTCCCAGCCTACCCTGCCGTGTTTGAAGAACCTGCACTTCTAAACAACTTTTTTCATCAACACAGTTCAAATCTGTCCACTTGTCACCATCTCTGCTGCTGCCGCTCTGGTCAAACCGTCTCTGCATCACATGTGCAGCTTTTCAGGAACACACACACCCCGTCAGCTGCGTCACTGAGTACCAAGAGCACTGTCGACCTTAGGTCTTAAGATAGCAAAAGAGGTACCTGTGTATAGCAGGGACTGCCGCCTCAAGAAATTTTTGATGATATAAGTACAAATATATCCTTTCGGTATTTTTGAGAGCTGTGAAGGAAATGCCTCTTTTTGCACAGAGCTTAAAGGGATTTGCAGACTCAGTAACTACAGGGgctaggcaaaaaaataaatgagggaggTGGCCAGCCAGGGACCATGACCTGGAAGGCGTCTGGCACATCCGAAGCTGTTACCCAGATTTAGCCAGCTTTGCCGTGTAGGAATGTGGGTACAGTGTTGCCACatctttcagtcttttaaaaaaatctgagggggccggctccgtggccaagtggttaagttcgcgtgctctgctgcggcgacccggggttcggatcctgggcgcggacatggcaccgctcgtcaggccatgttgaggcggcatcccacatcccacaactagaaggacctgcaactaagatgtacaactgtgtacagggggggtttggggagatgaagcagaagaaaaacacagagtATTTgcatttcacagtttctgtgaaatctgatttttaaatattgaaaacaaatttaaaaattctgaaactgTTTACCAATGAAAACATACGTGTGGGCTGGATGAAGACTTGAGgcttaaatagaaaaaaacatgatTTGGGTCTTATTTAATTTGCCGGACAGGAGGTACCTGGGTGTCTGGGGAAGCCTACAGCACTTTTAATGGTTTGGAAACActtgtattttgtgtttttcGTTCATACTGCGTTTACAGGCTAATCACCTGAGGCGGTTAAAGTTTTGAAGGACTGTATACTATTTGCTCATTTTAATGTCATGCAAATTTAGTATCATGTAAAGTGATTTGAGATTCATATGtttcaaaagactgaaaaatcGGGATGGGGGTGCTACATGCACGTCAGTCATCTGTCTTTGCTTTTCCTAGTATTTTGATGAATTGGTGATTGAATGtaatttcttagaaaaatgtaCCTGCATAATAGATAATCAGAGTAAAGTTGGAACAGCATCAGAGTTCACGCATGATACTTTTGGAAATTTGTAATTGTGGTGTTTTAGGCTGGATTAGACCCATAAATTAACCTCTAATAACAGCAGGAAAAAAGAGTGGTAAATGaaataagtttttttaaagacttttgaaAGATAGATGATTCATAATGATTATCCGGAAAagagattcttttttatttactttttttttacttttatttttttatttacttctaattttaaaaagtaaatatgccTTCAAAGCTTCAATATCATATGAATGTTATgataatttagttttaaaaagtgcttaacttttaaaaagcaattcttGCTCATGGTAAAATCCTACAGTTCAAAATATATACACTAAATGCAATGTGTTATCTTGGACTGAATCCtggaacaaaaaaggaaatcagtGAAAAAACTGGGGCCATCCAAGcgaagtctgtagtttagttaatagcatTGTGTCCATGTTAATTTCTAATAGCATTGTGTCCATGTTAGTTTCTAATAGCATTGTGTCCATGTTGATTTCTAATAGCATTGTGTCCATGTTAGTTTCTAATAGCATTGTGTCCATGTTGATTTCTAATAGCATTGTGTCCATGTTAGTTTCTAATAGCATTGTGTCCATGTTGATTTCTAATAGCATTGTGTCCATGTTAGTTTCTAATAGCATTGTGTCCATGTTGATTTCTAATAGCATTGTGTCCATGTTAGTTTCTAATAGCATTGTGTCCATGTTGATTTCTAATAGCATTGTGTCCATGTTAATTTCTAATAGCATTGTGTCCATGTTAGTTTCTAATAGCATTGTGtccatttcttagttttgacaaatgtgcgtGGATACATAGATGGCGGCATTAGAAGAGGCTGGGTGATGTAGGAACTCTCCTTGCTATCTTTGCaactctaaaattatttcaaaataaaaagtttaaaaacaaaatgaaaagtagcGCATAAAGTATAAATCTTCCTTCCCACTCCTAACTCCCATTCCTTCAGTTTCCTCCCCAAAGACAATCTCTGTAACCAGTCTTATTATGTTCTTATACGTGCATATTTGTACATATACTTTTGTCATACAAGTGGTACTTACACTGTTCctatattgtgttttttaaaaagtcgcGTATATTGACCACTGTTCCATTTGCCATCAGTTCACGTGgatcaacttcattctttttaacgaACATTTAGGATGCCATTGTATACAGGCTCTACACTTTCTTTAACCAGCTCccccactgaaggacatttagGATTTTTACAGTCTTTTTGCTATTAGTAACAGTGCTTCAAGGAATGTCTTCATATTTATATCTTTGTACTaatacatttaacaaataataataatgtgttaCTATGTGCCCAACATAGTTCTACGGACACCTGTGACAGTGTGTCTGCAGGATAAATTCCTCGCAATGGAATTATGTCAAAGAGTAGGTCCAGTTCTGATTCTGAGCAGGCAGTGCCAAATTCCCTTTCCAAGGGGATGGATTAACGTGTTGCCAACATGCCGCCCAAAGGCTATCTCCCAATCTCTTGCCAGCACAGTCTTTTCAAACTTTTAGATCTTTGCCATTctgatggttaaaaaaaaaactcattgtgttaatttatattttttaattataggcTAGTTTGAGCAGTTTTTCATATGCTTAAaagtcttttcaaataaaaaataatttcttcttagtTCATTTTTCTACTGAGCTGTGTGTTCTCATTCTTACTGATATATATGGTTAAGAAAGATCACTTAGGGAAAAAAGTCTGTATTCCTTAGCAAAAGAGTTTTGAATTAATTCATCCTTCAGACATTTATTGAAAgtctatgtaccaggcactggccAAGTTTTGGGGACACAAGATAATTAGGGTGTAGGGCTTGCCTCCCAGGTGTTCATATCTCATTTTACAACTTTATACATGTAATTTACAGAGCCCTCTCCCACCTACAcgatttcatttaattcttcaaCAACTTTGAGATAAAGGGAGCTCTCTCTTATTCACAGGCTCCTCTTATACCTCCTCACCAACAATAGATTTCCCTGAAATAACTTCGTTGGCAGGGAGCCTTGTTCTCAAAGTGGAATCCTTCTGTCACTAATGAGATCAGGCTCTCTTGTCCCTGTGTAGCATTTTAGAAAAGATTCTGTTGCAGACCAGGTGAATTTTTCAGCTGTTCCCAGGTATTTTATGTGTTCTGATCATCAGAAAACCTTTTTCTTGGAGCCACGGTGGGACATTGTGAGCACGATGAATTGCCACTATAATGAGACTTGTATCCTGTTGGTCCATTGTTGACAGGCTCCCGATGGGTCAGACTCACTTCAGTGAGGTCTCTGGTCTTTTTTCGGAGTCGATGATTGGTGTCAGGGCACCTGGGACACTAGACCATTAGCTAAGTGTGGATATTTCTGAGACAATTCTTTATTCCCAATGAATGGGTTGCATGTATTGTTTGGTTTATGATTCTCTGTGTACATATTTAGGATATAATTTCACAATTGAGTTTCTGAATTCAAAAACAAGCATTTCTTGGGAACTGGTTTTCCTTGGTTGAATTTCTGAACTCCAAATAGACAAGAATAATGGCTTAGCACTTAACACTTTCCAGTTCAAGGCAATTTTGAAGTTTTGGTATTAGAACCTCCCACATGTAATAAAATGATACAAAAAGGAAAGTTGAACACAGAACTCAGGATACCTTGGATGAGAGGAGGAGGGGACGGGAAAGGGGAACCATGTGTTTACATGCACCTCATTCTCAAAGTCCTAGCTTTTGTTTGCTGGTGACTTTGCGGCTgatattactttatttaaaataactaaataaagaGAGATCATGCACAACCAATAATGGGAATATGCCACAAGCCAATGATTATGCTCAATCCAGTTACGTGCACctgaaatccaaagaaaaagagaaaaaggaataaaaaaaagtctgtacaatTTGACCACCTTAATTAATCTGTTAGACCAAGATCACAAATTTGATACATTAGTTTGCTAATAATGGACAAGACCTGCTTAATGGCCATACCCTGTTCTCTTTCACGCTGTCAACTTCCTGTCATTGTTTTCAGTGAAGGGAAGGCAGGCAGCCTTATTTTTCTCCCCTAGAAGTTTGCctttatttttgttccttcttcCGAACAGTTACGTAGAAAGATTGTTTGGAGCATTTAATTAAAAGAGTTTGATAGAAGGCTCTTGGGACCATTTAATTAATCAACAGCTGCTATATATTTTATCTTCGTGCACCCACCCTTCTGTATGGAAACATCTGCCCAGGTCTGCAAGCCTGGTAACCCTGACCCAGACTACGACACAAGTTTCCAGTTTGTGTGTGTCTACTTTATTAGAACTGGACACTGAGTGCTCATAAAGAGAGGACATGCCGCGGGGAAGTCACTTAGGTCATGTCAAGAGAGATGACAAATAACCAATTACACAATCAAAGAATGTGATTCTATGAAAAGGAATAATGGCCAGAGAAGATTTCTGATAAGGGACCATTTAAGGTAAGAGGCCTGAAAGGGGAGATGGCAGGAGCCATGAGATGAGTtagggaaagagcattccaggcagtgggaatggcaaatgcaaaggccctggggctggaagGAGCATTGGGTTGGAAGAGCCAAGAGGAGCCAGGTAAGCCTGGAACAGAGTGAacaagagggagaggaaggcaggggcgAGATCAGTCAAGGCATAGTGGGCCGTAGCAAGGAGTCTGGATCTTATTCTAAGGGTAATGGAAAACCTTGGTCCTTAAGCTGTG from Equus asinus isolate D_3611 breed Donkey chromosome 15, EquAss-T2T_v2, whole genome shotgun sequence includes these protein-coding regions:
- the MOCS3 gene encoding adenylyltransferase and sulfurtransferase MOCS3 yields the protein MATREEVLALQGEVAQREEELSCLKQRLAAALLAEQKPERRVPVSPLPPKAALSRDEILRYSRQLVLPELGVHGQLRLATASVLVVGCGGLGCPLAQYLAAAGVGRLGLVDYDVVEMSNLARQVLHGESLAGQAKVLSAAAALRRLNSAVECVPYAQALTPATALDLVRRYDVVADCSDNVPTRYLVNDACVLAGRPLVSASALRFEGQITVYHYHGGPCYRCVFPQPPPAETVTNCADGGVLGIVTGVVGCLQALEVLKIAAELGPSYSGSLLLFDALRGHFRCIKLRSRRPDCAACGERPTVTDLQDYEAFCGSSATDKCRSLQLLSPEERVSVTDYKRLLDSGAPHLLLDVRPQVEVDICRLPHALHIPLKHLQRRDAESLKLLGEAIRKGKQGTQEGAALPIYVICKLGNDSQKAVKILQSLTAVQELESLTVQDVVGGLMAWAARIDETFPQY